A section of the Bacteroidota bacterium genome encodes:
- a CDS encoding SDR family NAD(P)-dependent oxidoreductase, producing MNIVITGAGKGLGLEITKQFFEEKGHTILAVSRHIEQLCQLKEDKNMMGHSELQPMAFDLENILKTDSGLTTRIVSKLKHIDILINNAGLLIKKDFEQFTDDEIYKIFSVNFFSASRLTAGLIPYMGKISRSHVINISSMGGFQGSAKFKGLSIYSASKAALAVLTECLAEEYKDKNISFNSLALGSVKTEMFAAAFPGYNAQVSAKEMAAFIAGFAANGNKYFNGKIIPVSLSTP from the coding sequence ATGAATATTGTCATTACCGGAGCAGGGAAAGGCCTGGGTCTTGAAATCACAAAACAGTTTTTTGAAGAAAAAGGCCACACTATACTGGCTGTTTCCAGGCATATAGAACAGTTGTGCCAGTTAAAAGAAGACAAAAACATGATGGGGCATTCCGAATTACAGCCCATGGCTTTTGACCTGGAAAACATTCTGAAAACTGATTCCGGTTTAACAACAAGAATTGTTTCTAAATTGAAACATATTGATATTCTGATCAATAATGCCGGTTTATTGATCAAAAAAGATTTTGAACAATTTACCGATGATGAAATCTATAAAATATTTTCGGTCAACTTTTTTTCCGCATCCAGGTTAACAGCCGGCTTAATACCTTATATGGGGAAAATCAGCCGCTCACATGTGATTAATATCAGCAGCATGGGCGGATTTCAGGGAAGTGCAAAATTCAAAGGCCTTTCAATCTACAGTGCCTCTAAGGCTGCACTTGCTGTGCTTACCGAATGCCTGGCCGAAGAATATAAAGATAAAAACATATCCTTCAACAGCCTTGCATTAGGCTCTGTCAAAACAGAAATGTTTGCTGCAGCCTTTCCCGGGTATAATGCCCAGGTAAGTGCAAAAGAAATGGCTGCATTCATTGCAGGTTTTGCAGCCAATGGAAATAAATACTTCAATGGAAAGATAATTCCTGTCTCACTTTCAACACCTTAA